From Cucumis melo cultivar AY chromosome 3, USDA_Cmelo_AY_1.0, whole genome shotgun sequence:
AATTTGATTTCAAAAGAGAATATGAGTTGGTTTTGACTTACAACGTAACAATTATTCTCCTTATAATTAATTTGATGATAGTTCAATTggttcaaatatatatatataaatatatagagATATTATCAACAAATAAGAGTcggttttattttattaaaatgagTTTTTTTCTAAAACTAATTTCTACTTAAACCATTTTTTATGAAAATggattaaaatatatttaaaacgttattttaacttttaagtggggtgaaattagaaaaagaaaaagagaaaaaaaaatgttagtttTTCTCAACCATTTGAAGTCCAAAACAAAACTCGTAGATGATTTACAGCAAAGTATGATTAGGAATTGAGGACAAACATTTCAAGATCATTCTGgaaaatatctaaaaaaaataaaaaaaaaatcaaagtcaCTAAAATTCGCACGATTTAAAACATGTTCCTGTTTAAGATCAGGCTCTTGTCAGTTTTCAATTGGTTCGGAGTCTTGTTCATCGAAGATCGAGTAACCAATCCCCTGCCTATTTCATCACACCTATCTCCGTCGCCCGTCGTTGGGATGCCAACTAACCCGACAACGGTGCGGTAATATCTCGACAAGGGAAGATATGGGCAACTTCGCTTTTCATTTTCTGACTCTCTTTCTCCTCTTTTTCCGACCTCTTTTTGCTACTTCGAATGTTTCGGAGCTTTTCGAAATCTGGTGTACAGAGCATGGGAAATCGTATTCATCCGCCGAAGAAAAGCTATACAGGCTCAGTGTGTTTGCCGATAACTATGAATTTGTTACCCATCACAACAATTTGGGCAATTCTTCTTATACTCTTTCTCTAAATTCTTATGCTGATCTTACCCACCATGAGTTTAAGGTCTCTCGCTTGGGTTTTTCCCCTGCTTTGCGGAACTTCCGGCCGGTTCTGCCGCAAGAACCCTCTCTTCCACGGGACGTTCCCGATTCGTTAGATTGGAGGAAGAAAGGGGCGGTGACCGCTGTTAAGGATCAAGGAAGCTGTGGTATGTTTatgcttttatttatttatttattttttaaattttcttgtTTAGTGATAATATTGAATTTGATTGAACTACTCTGTTTTCTGGCATGGATGCGGGTATCTGAGCAAAAACTTTAGGGTTAATTTTGACCATTACAAATGGGATTCTTCTTAAATGTCATCATTTTAACTTCTGTATATGTGGTTGTCTCTTACAAATAGAAACGAAGAAGTCAATAGAAGGGGAGAAGTGCTTCTGTTTCTTAATCCAGAACATTTGGTCATATGCGTTTAAGCATTTGCTTTGTgcattgatttctttttttcacttttgTTCATTTGGGTTTTCCAAATTTGGCATATATTTTGTTAGTTCGATGCCATTGTctaacttttttattttcttcctttcaCTCTTCACTTTTTTCCTCCCTaaaatttatatcaaattttAAGTACTTGCAAGTAGTATTGcaagatttaaattgatatttgaCCTAACATTCGACCGAagggagagggacgaagtgactcgaccgAAGTATATTGTTTAGCTTTGGATCTCACGATGATTTTATCATATAACATGATAGTGATCACCAAAGTAGCAGAGTTGATTTCAAAGTCCAGTCTTCATTTTCACCTCTTCATGATAAGCCTCgaattatttttccttttctaaaaaaagaaaggaaaaggaaaaaagccTCAAATTATCTGGAAGCTTTactcatcatcatcatcagaTTTGGAAAAAAAACTAATACCACTCATTTTCACTTTTCAGGTGCTTGTTGGTCCTTCTCAGCTACAGGAGCCATTGAAGGGATCAACCAGATTATGACAGGGTCTCTTATTAGTGTCTCTGAACAGGAATTAATTGATTGTGACAGATCTTACAATTCTGGCTGCGGAGGAGGATTGATGGATTATGCATACCAATTTGTGATCAGTAACCATGGGATTGACACCGAGGATGATTATCCTTATCAAGGTCGTGATGGATCGTGCCGTAAGGACAAGGTGATACAATCCATCTCTCCCTCATGTTTTCCTAACACATTCACAATATTAATAAATCATGACATGAACGGGGTTGTAAACTTGGAATAAGCATGTGGAAAAGTTTATGATAATTCTTTACCAGGGTGCTCTTTTGGGACCCTTGGGGATAGGAAAATATTACTTGCTGACTTCCATTTTATGTTTATTGAGCTTGCAGCTGCAGAGGAATGTTGTTACCATTGATGGCTATACTGATATTCCTCCAAATGATGAGGGAAAATTACTGCAAGCAGTAGCAGCTCAACCTGTTAGTGTTGGGATATGTGGCAGTGAGAGAGCCTTTCAATTATACTCGAAGGTTGGTCCTACTCGTAACTGCTATTTGATGAGATTCCATCATATACGTAATTATAACTAAAAATCATGAGTTGTATTTACTTGCTTGGTAGGGAATTTTCTCCGGTCCGTGTTCAACTTCTTTGGATCATGCTGTGTTGATTGTAGGATATGGCTCAGAAAATGGAGTTGATTATTGGATTGTGAAGAACTCATGGGGTAAAAGTTGGGGAATGGATGGTTACATGCACATGCAGCGCAACAGCGGCAATTCGGAAGGCGTTTGTGGAATTAACAAGCTTGCTTCATATCCAACTAAAACAAGTCCTAACCCTCCTCCCTCCCCTCCTCCAGGTCCAACAAAATGTAGTATTCTTACTAGCTGTGCTGCTGGGGAAACCTGTTGTTGTGCAAAGAAATTCCTTGGCCTTTGTTTATCATGGAAATGCTGTGGATTGAGCTCTGCCGTATGTTGCAAGGACGGTCGTCATTGTTGCCCCTTTGATTATCCCATTTGTGATACTGACAGGAACCTATGCCTTAAGGTTAGTTCTTTTTTCTAGTTCTTTTGATATGGTATTTGAGATGAAAAGATATTCTTACACTTATAAGTCAAATCTAGTCGCGTTTCGAAGATTTATTATCTTAATGTTGTTTTTCTCCCTTCAAACAAGTTCCATCATCTGGAAATTGATTCATTTGCATAAGTACATGTTAGAGaggaaaaataagagaaaaacaTATTACATGTCAGGATGTACACATTACAACTCTTGCCTTGTCCTGCTCGTGCGACAGGGGGGTTTAGGAAATTTGGTATTTGTTTTGGTAATCTTTCTTCTTGCTTCTCTGAATAAGTTGCTAAGACTTCGTCTATATTACCTATTTGGTTTTCCTCTGCTATTTATGAGGAGGCTCTTGTATTGGACTCTGGTGTTTATGCTACaacatttttcttcaaattttcattaagaaaaaataaaagagcaTACTAGAGAGTTTACTAACCACGCCTATGACGAGGCATTAGACCTAGCTCCCCCCACACATCCCCACTTGATCTCTCCATTCCCTTCAAATGTTGTTATTTGTCTCAATCTAGATACTccaaacaacaacaaaaaataaTCAGCCTACCACAAAACTTTACATTCTCGTGAAAAGGCAAATTCAAGAGAACTTTAACCTGATAGACAATTGGTACACTTACTGAACACCTACCCATTTACAGTTACATGTGtatgaataaaataaactaCCGCGCATAACTTCTAGCAAAATAACATTATTCAAGAATGCATTGTTGAAGTAACCAAACGTTAGAAGTGTTTCCTTTTCTTTGTTCTCTCTATATACTTTTCATATTTTAGACTAACAGTTCATATCATCATGGCAGCGAACGATGAATGGTACACGAATGGAAGTACTTGAGAATAGGAGTTCTTCCGGATCATCTGGTACTTGGAGCTCTTTCTAAGGTTTGGATTCTATGAAATGGCTTCATTTATAGAACAAATAAAGGCTGCCATTTCTGTTACCACTTTGTTACCACCTTTTAGCTATATTTGAAGTCTAAAGAGGTTCAATTTGAGAGGCTCCTTGAGTCGTTATCATGTCAAATTCTAGTTTTTTAAGAAGTTCCTTATGTCATTATCTTTCTTTTGTGGTCTAAGAATTTCCATTGATTAGCCTTGGAGGCCTCTTATCTTGGTCGAGGTTGTAGTTTTACCAAGTTCTGGCTCattattttcttcaaatttctgATCAGGTTGTTACCTTTCAAGTTCTTAAAGTTGTATTAGATTATATCTTTAATATTATGGACCGATTAGGATCTATTGAGTTAGTTATTTCTTGTTACCTTTTTTAGAACTTTGATTCATTTATTTGGTATCCTAAATGCTCCAGTGCAGTTTGATGCTCTTTTATTCCGTAAATATTGAAGGAACTTGTACTTAATTGTTTAAAGCACTTTTGTGAACTATTCTCGTTCTCCATCATTTTTGTTCTGTAATAACATAAAGTGTTAATACAATTTTGGTTTCATTTAGTCTTGAATTTTAATATTTAGTATTGGTATTGGTATATGTTAATTACTATCGAACTACTAACCACTAAAGCAAGGAGAAAGACTGAAACTGAAAAAGCAAGAGATAGAACCTCAAGCTGAAACTGCTTTTTCTTCTTAAGCTGCAACGGTGGGGTGGGGCGGGCCCCTCCCCTCTGAAGTTCAGTCTCGTCTCATTCATTCTGAGTCTTCGTTCTCGCTTTCTctttctcaactcctacggagccttctTCATTGATCCTTATTCTTCCTATCTATTCAATCACTGATTTCGAGAGAGAAGGTGCGGGACAAGACTCACCATCCGCTCTGAGCAGCTTAAGCCCACCTACTTTCGAACggaatttaaaagaattataataacttgattttactttatttttaaagctaaaactaaaattttaaattttggtttgggtaattattttatattagtAAACTATTAAATTTTGAGATCCGAAAACccaattaaaaactaaaataaaaaagggcAAAAGAAACTGAAAAATCATGAAGAACATAGGTTCCCAATAATTTTGTTCCACTTGGAGTCAAAATGGATTCCATTGCTGGGCCGAGGCCCTACAATTATTGGACTCTTGGCCCACTCAAATTCAAAACTCCGTCGCTGTTTTCTTCACCAAAAGGCCAGAGATCAAGCCCATTAACTCCAACCCGTAAACTCATATAATTGGGTCAATTAgcaaataaaatctaaattatggtttttaattttataattaaaatacttgacaaatataatatttttattatgaaTAATTGAATAAAGAACACTTCTTTACAAAtgtattattaattattacatTTCTTTCGACCACCATAAATGAGAGCGAGAGAATTCAAACGTCTGACCTCTTAGTCAAAGATATATGTCTTAATCAATTGAGATATATTCAAGCTACATTGTTAACTTACCATTATTTTTTAGTTGACTAATTAGTTACACAattgataatttaatttagatgtCCAGTGAGTAAAATTTATAAGTTGAgataattagaaaaaagaactaCACTCCATGCAATAGCTACTTCGTTTTTTCCCCCTCTTATTTCAAAACAACGTCACTTTTTTCGATGATCAATTGGAGTGTGAACTCTTATATTCATTATACATACGGTGCTTGGAGATTAGAGAACCGCGTCTATTGTGGGTGAAAATTTATTACACGTAAGTGTTGTTTTTCATTGAAGAAGTGTGAACTCTTATAAACATTTGGTGCTCGAAGATTTATTATGTGGCATACTCAACTGGGAGGACAAAAGTTAGAGAAGTATGAACTCCGTCCATGATggatgaaatttattttttctaattctaccaactttagttttgatgctcttttattttataaattttgaagGAACTTGTTCTTGCTATTTAAAGCACTTTTGTGAATTATTCTCATATCTCGCTCACATTCATTTTTGTTCCATAGTTAACATAAAGTGTTATTagcaaaactaaaaaatatctCTATAGGATGCTCTTAGAGTATATTTGTATTAATTTTCTAAGGTGTTTAAAAACACTTTTtgtcaaaatttaaaaagttgttTGGAGTTTTAACTctaattgctttcaataaatactttttaaaaatcattattgattTGCCTtcacagtaaaaaaaaaaaaaaaagtgttgtttTTTCTAGAGGAAAAAGACATTTTAGTCAACAAATAAAACTagttttaaaatcttaaaaagCAGGTAGGAAAGCACTTGGAAGTTCTTTGAAATGAAACTTTTTGATTAATATTCTTCTAAACATGCTTATATAATAATGACTATTTTGCATGCAAAACAATTACCTTAATAAGAAACTAAAATGAAACATTTTCAAATCCAATTAAGaccaaaataaactaaaaataaaaatataatgacTAAAATTCACATTTTCAacataaaaatataacaatcaaagaatatattgatcaaaataaattaaaatgcaTCTAGAAGAATAAGAGAGGGTGTTTTTAAGTACACAAATGAGAATATAGAATATTTCATTTTCCAATCTTCTTAGAGAGTCAATTATTGTTTAAAAACCAGAGGTGCAATGGAATATAATTAGTGGCATTTAAATACtagtttttcatttaaattattatttattagatATTCCTAGTTGAcatcaataaataaaaaccTTATCTCCAATAATATATATAGTAGTGGCCTATAAAaatttagcttttttttttttttttttttttttttttttttttatttaaaaaattctaaaaaataatgAACAACATATTTTCACTCGaagtctaaatgatttttttctcgtcttttattattatttttcaaaattcctTTGTACGGTACAAAATATGAAATTTCtaacctctaatttcaattCAATATAGGTCCATtagtattaaattaaatatattttactttattacatttttaatgaataaattatatatttataatgacAAAAtcgttttttaaatatagtataaataaatttattaatatagtaaaatatcgtTTATAAATGTTTTGGTGAATGCTAATAAACTATGAAGATATTATTTAGAACAATTCTcaattttctctaaaatattttttgaaaaagtgATAATTGTTGCACATCAACGAAGCCAAATTCACATGTGAGATAAGCCCACGTCATAATTCAAAAACCTTAATGATAATTCCGCCTATTTCCCACACCTATGATTCATTTTGTCCTTatggaaaaaaatttaaatgcgctcaattttgttttatatgatctatgttattttatatttttagtaaAACCATTTTAGTAATgccaaataaattattttaaatgaataatgatattttattatattttaatttgttttgatatatttaaaaatagcaTATTGTTAAACTATATTAaaagtatatttttaaatatttaattaaaaacaaaatcatcTTGAAAGaaatttaaccaaaaaattaaataaaaatattttttctgaaaagaaaatatattttttaagtcaaatccaaaatatttttattataatccACCGAcacatggaaatgaaattttgaaaactgatatttaaaaataaaaattgaaaacagtgtttgtgtgtgttttttattctctttgctttattgtattatttatttccCTATTCACATTTGGAAGAAACGACATTATTAAGGAGAAAAtgcattcacattttttgccatatGCCCTCACGTATAGACAATTCTGTCCACACGGTTACCCACCCCGTAATAAAGGTCAAGTATAAGGGTATTTTGGTAAAAGTGTATTCCCCTTTGCTTTGCCTATATAAATCCTCGTCCCCCTTCTCGTCTCTCTTCATCGGTTCCTTTTCAAACGCAGCGTAGACTTTTGCAGAACAAAACAGATTCTTGTTAGATTCTCAATGGCCGAAGAAGGGCAAGTGATTGGGATTCACAGCGTTGAGGAATTCGACGCGCTCGTACTTAAAGGAAAGGAAACGGGTAAACTGGTATGATTTTCGGTTTTTTTGGTACTCTCCATTTTTACTTCCATTTGATACATTTTTTCGTATGTGATTTCGGTGGAATTTATGGATTTGATGCGTAGGTATATGGGAACATCTTTCATATCTTAACAATTTCTGTTGCATTATTATGGTTATTGTTAGAGTTTCTTCTGTTCGGTGATTTGGGAAAACTCGCGATTGATTCGTTAGGGTTTCTGATATTTGTGTTTGACCGTGTCTAGTTATTAGTTTAATTTCTTCAGTTTTGACTAGTTATATTCCATTTGGAGTATTGAAATTGCTAATAGGATGAATAATCGAATGTTTTGATTTTATCATTCTCTTCGATTTTTCTCTGTTACTCGTTTCGTGCCTTTTTAGAACAAGTCTTTGGGATACTTCTCATTGTTATATATAGTTTCAGCTCTGTTCCTGATGTTTCTAGAATTTTGTTTGGTAGATTGTGGTGGATTTCACTGCTTCCTGGTGTCCACCATGCCGTTTCATTGCTCC
This genomic window contains:
- the LOC103488009 gene encoding zingipain-2, translated to MGNFAFHFLTLFLLFFRPLFATSNVSELFEIWCTEHGKSYSSAEEKLYRLSVFADNYEFVTHHNNLGNSSYTLSLNSYADLTHHEFKVSRLGFSPALRNFRPVLPQEPSLPRDVPDSLDWRKKGAVTAVKDQGSCGACWSFSATGAIEGINQIMTGSLISVSEQELIDCDRSYNSGCGGGLMDYAYQFVISNHGIDTEDDYPYQGRDGSCRKDKLQRNVVTIDGYTDIPPNDEGKLLQAVAAQPVSVGICGSERAFQLYSKGIFSGPCSTSLDHAVLIVGYGSENGVDYWIVKNSWGKSWGMDGYMHMQRNSGNSEGVCGINKLASYPTKTSPNPPPSPPPGPTKCSILTSCAAGETCCCAKKFLGLCLSWKCCGLSSAVCCKDGRHCCPFDYPICDTDRNLCLKRTMNGTRMEVLENRSSSGSSGTWSSF